The proteins below are encoded in one region of Phalacrocorax aristotelis chromosome 13, bGulAri2.1, whole genome shotgun sequence:
- the STMN3 gene encoding stathmin-3 produces MASTVSAYKEKMKELSLLSLICSCFHTQPHPNTIYQYGDMEVKQLDKRASGQSFEVILKSPSDLSPESPILSSPPKKKDLSLEELQRRLEAAEERRKTQEAQVLKQLAEKREHEREVLHKALEENNNFSRLAEEKLNYKMELSREIREAHLAALRERLREKELHAAEVRRNKEQREEISG; encoded by the exons CCtacaaggagaaaatgaaggagCTGTCTCTGCTCTCCCTCATCTGCTCCTGTTTCCACACCCAGCCCCATCCTAACACCATCTACCAGTATGGAG ataTGGAGGTGAAGCAGCTGGATAAGAGGGCATCAGGCCAGAGCTTCGAAGTGATCCTGAAGTCCCCTTCAGATTTATCTCCTGAGAGCCCGatcctttcctccccccccaagAAGAAGGACCTGTCCCTGGAAGAGCTGCAGAGGAGGCTGGAGGCtgcagaagagaggaggaag ACCCAGGAGGCGCAGGTGCTgaagcagctggcagagaaaCGGGAACATGAGCGGGAGGTGCTGCATAAGGCACTGGAGGAGAACAACAACTTCAGCCGCCTGGCTGAGGAGAAGCTCAACTACAAGATGGAGCTGAGCAGGGAGATCCGCGAAGCACATCTCGCCGCCTTGAGGGAGCGGCTCCGTGAGAAG GAACTGCACGCAGCTGAAGTTCGCAGGAACAAGGAACAGCGGGAGGAGATCTCTGGATAA